The genome window TATATCTAGTCATTTGAGCCAAAATTTGCTATGAAATGAAAACCTTTTCAAAATAAAACACGAAGGAGGTAAAAATGGCGGATCCCACCAAGATTGAAAGCGTCTTAAAGGAAGAAAGGATTTTTTATCCTCCTCAAGAAGGTCGCGATGAGGCGTATATTGGGAGTAAGTTCGATTATGAGGAAATTTACCGTTATTCTCTGAGTGATCCTGATGGTTTTTGGAGTGAGCGCGCCAAAGAGCTTATTTCTTGGTTTAAACTCTGGGATAGAACCTGTTATTGGGATTTTCACAAGCCCGAGATCCGCTGGTTTGAAGGTGGTAAGTTAAACGCTTGCTATAACTGTGTGGACCGGCATCTTACTGACGCCACCCGTAATAAGGCAGCCATCATCTGGCAAGGTGAGCCTGACGAAGAAGTCCGCGTTTATACCTACGAGATGCTTCATCGGGAAGTTTGCCGCTTTGCTAACGTGCTTAAAAAGCTTGGGATTAAAAAAGGCGACCGTGTTGCCATTTATCTTCCCATGATCCCTGAACTGCCGATCGTGATGCTTGCCTGTGCTCGTATTGGTGCGATTCATTCAGTGGTATTTGGTGGTTTTTCCGCTGAAAGCCTTAAGACCCGTATTCAGGACTGTGAAGCCAAACTTTTAATTACCGCTGATGGTTATTACCGTGCGGGTCGTAAGATCCAGGCCAAGAAAAATGCCGACCAGGCCCTTCAAGATTGCCCCACCGTAGAAAAATGTATCGTAGTGAAAAGACTTGGTATTGACGTTGATTGGACGGAAGGTCGTGATATTTGGTATCACGAAGCTATTTCAGCTGAAGATATTGACGACTGGTGCCCCTGTGAAGAAATGGACGCTGAAGACGTGCTTTTTATTCTCTATACTTCCGGTTCCACAGGAAAACCTAAAGGGGTATTTCACACTACCGGAGGCTATCTGGTTTATGTGGCCCATACCCTTCAGTGGGTCTTTGACTTAAAGCCCGAAGACATATTCTGGTGCACTGCTGATATTGGTTGGATTACAGGGCATTCCTACATTGTTTACGGGCCTTTGAGCTTAGCTGCTACCCAGATTATGTATGAAGGTGTGCCTACTTATCCACATCCTGGGCGCTTCTGGGAGCTTTGCCAGAAATTCAAAGTAAACCTCTTTTATACCGCGCCTACGGTGATTCGTGCCCTTATGCGTGAAGGTGACGAATGGCCCCATAAGTATGATCTTTCAAGCCTTCGCGTCTTGGGTTCGGTGGGAGAGCCAATTAACCCTGAAGCCTGGTATTGGTATTACAAACACGTAGGAAGAGAACGCTGCCCCATTGTTGATACATGGTGGCAGACAGAAACAGGCGGCTTTCTCATTTCTCCTCTACCCTACGCTACTCCGCAAAAACCCGGCTCTGCTACTTTACCCTTGCCAGGGGTTGAGCCTGTTATTCTGAAAGATGACGGCACCCCTGCAGATGTAAATGAAGGCGGTCATCTTTGTATGAAGCGTGCCTGGCCTGGTATGTTGCGGGGTGTTTGGGGAGATCCTCAGCGCTTTAAAGACGTCTATTTCAGCAGATTCCCGGGCTACTATTACACTGGTGACGGTGCGCGTCGCGACGAAGACGGCTACTACTGGATTATGGGCCGCCTTGACGACGTAATTAACGTCTCTGGTCACCGCTTGGGCACTATGGAGCTTGAGTCTGCGCTGGTGGCTCATCCTGCGGTTGCTGAAGCCGCTGTTATTGGATACCCCCACGAAATTAAGGGCGAAGCCATTTACGCGTTTGTTATTTTGAAAGAAGGCTATGAGCCCTCTGACGAACTCCGCCAGGAGCTCAAACAGCATATGCGCAAAGTAATTGGTCCTATTGCAACACCTGACTATATCCAGTTCGTTTCTGGCCTTCCCAAGACCCGCAGTGGAAAGATTATGCGTCGAATTCTCCGCAAGATAGTCACAGGTCAGTATGAAGACCTGGGTGATACTTCCACCCTTGCTGATCCTTCTGTTATCGACGAATTGATCAAGGGAAGGGAAGAATTAATGGGCAAGAAATAATTTCTAAACTCCTAAATGAAAATAAAAAGGGCGGGATTATCCCCGCCCTTTTTTATTTGTTGGGGCCTTTGCAAAATATCGGGGTTAGTTTTTCAAGCCCGACCGCAAGGGATCCTTCTCATTTTTCGTACGAAAAATCCTAAAACAGGCTTTCTGAGGAAAGGTATTTTGCGAAGAGCTCTAATTGGTAGCTGTTTTTAATTTCTCTGAGTCATCGGTAGGATCAAGATGAATTGTTATGACCCACTTCTGTTTTGGGTCAATTTTTTTAATTCTCTCCTCCACTTGATTTGCTATATCATGGGCTTCTTGTAAAGAAATTTCAGGAGTGAAAACTAAATGTACGTCCACAAAATTGAAGTGGCCGGATTTTCTCGTCTTTAGAAAGTGATAACTATTTATCCCGGGGGTCTCTTTTATGACGCCTATGATTTTTTCTACTGTTTCGTCGTCTAAAGATACGTCCATAAGCATGAGAACCCCTTCTTTTATCAACGAGACTGCTGAAAAGAGAATATAGAGGGCTATTCCTATGCCAAAAATGCCATCTATGAGATAAAAGCCGGTTAAGTGGATGATTAAGAGAGATAGCACCACCGCAGAATTGGTGAAGAGGTCTGTTTTGTAGTGTAAAGCATCAGCTTTAATTACTAAATTTCCGGTTTTTTGGGCAACATAATTTAAGAAATAAACCAGACAGCCGGTTACA of Thermodesulfatator atlanticus DSM 21156 contains these proteins:
- the acs gene encoding acetate--CoA ligase encodes the protein MADPTKIESVLKEERIFYPPQEGRDEAYIGSKFDYEEIYRYSLSDPDGFWSERAKELISWFKLWDRTCYWDFHKPEIRWFEGGKLNACYNCVDRHLTDATRNKAAIIWQGEPDEEVRVYTYEMLHREVCRFANVLKKLGIKKGDRVAIYLPMIPELPIVMLACARIGAIHSVVFGGFSAESLKTRIQDCEAKLLITADGYYRAGRKIQAKKNADQALQDCPTVEKCIVVKRLGIDVDWTEGRDIWYHEAISAEDIDDWCPCEEMDAEDVLFILYTSGSTGKPKGVFHTTGGYLVYVAHTLQWVFDLKPEDIFWCTADIGWITGHSYIVYGPLSLAATQIMYEGVPTYPHPGRFWELCQKFKVNLFYTAPTVIRALMREGDEWPHKYDLSSLRVLGSVGEPINPEAWYWYYKHVGRERCPIVDTWWQTETGGFLISPLPYATPQKPGSATLPLPGVEPVILKDDGTPADVNEGGHLCMKRAWPGMLRGVWGDPQRFKDVYFSRFPGYYYTGDGARRDEDGYYWIMGRLDDVINVSGHRLGTMELESALVAHPAVAEAAVIGYPHEIKGEAIYAFVILKEGYEPSDELRQELKQHMRKVIGPIATPDYIQFVSGLPKTRSGKIMRRILRKIVTGQYEDLGDTSTLADPSVIDELIKGREELMGKK
- a CDS encoding cation diffusion facilitator family transporter, whose amino-acid sequence is MAKPGLSLQRKATIVASATAAFLVLIKIVVWMVSGSVAILASAVDSLLDIFVSIFNCLVLRSSERPPDERFNYGFGKLEAIAAVVEGLVIFASGLFILYEGAHKIVHQTPVTRLDISLGIMIFSIIVTGCLVYFLNYVAQKTGNLVIKADALHYKTDLFTNSAVVLSLLIIHLTGFYLIDGIFGIGIALYILFSAVSLIKEGVLMLMDVSLDDETVEKIIGVIKETPGINSYHFLKTRKSGHFNFVDVHLVFTPEISLQEAHDIANQVEERIKKIDPKQKWVITIHLDPTDDSEKLKTATN